A region of uncultured Draconibacterium sp. DNA encodes the following proteins:
- a CDS encoding uroporphyrinogen-III synthase, with product MKVKSILVSQPEPSTAKSPYFELAEKNGLKIDFRPFIQVEGVPAKEFRQTRTQILEHTAVIFTSRTAIDHFFRIAQELRITVPDSMKYFCISEATAFYLQKYIVYRKRKIFYADGRFTDLVNVMKKHKDEKFLVPLSDIHKQEIPTLLDKGGYTYTKAILYRTVSADLSDLADIKYDVLVFFSPSGIKSLFQNFPDFEQNSTRIACFGPSTAKAVEEAGLRLDIQAPTAQAPSMTMALEQYIKKSNKN from the coding sequence TTGAAAGTCAAGAGCATTTTAGTTTCACAACCGGAGCCAAGTACCGCAAAATCACCGTATTTTGAGTTGGCTGAAAAGAATGGCCTGAAAATCGACTTCAGACCGTTCATACAAGTTGAGGGAGTTCCTGCCAAGGAATTCCGCCAAACACGAACGCAGATACTTGAGCATACTGCGGTAATTTTTACCAGCCGTACTGCTATCGATCATTTTTTCAGAATTGCACAGGAATTGCGCATTACAGTGCCTGATTCGATGAAATATTTCTGTATTTCTGAAGCAACTGCTTTCTATCTCCAAAAGTATATCGTGTACCGTAAGCGTAAAATATTTTATGCCGATGGTAGATTCACCGATTTGGTGAATGTGATGAAAAAGCACAAAGACGAAAAATTCCTTGTACCTCTTTCGGATATTCACAAACAGGAAATTCCAACCCTGTTAGACAAAGGAGGCTACACGTATACGAAAGCAATATTATACCGTACTGTTAGTGCCGATTTATCGGATTTGGCAGATATAAAATATGATGTGCTTGTATTTTTTAGCCCGTCGGGAATTAAGTCGCTGTTCCAGAACTTCCCCGATTTTGAGCAAAACTCAACACGCATAGCATGTTTTGGTCCGTCAACAGCAAAAGCAGTAGAAGAGGCCGGATTAAGACTGGATATTCAGGCTCCGACAGCACAGGCTCCTTCGATGACTATGGCTCTTGAACAATACATCAAAAAAAGCAACAAGAATTAA
- a CDS encoding chorismate mutase produces MTLKLDINPIKAWMPNIDNPLLISGPCSLETEEQTMETARLLAKDKRVFVFRGGVWKPRTRPGSFEGVGSIGLKWLQQVKEETGLPVGTEVANAQHTEEALKAGLDVLWIGARSTASPFVVQEIADVLKGTDAVVMIKNPVNPDVQLWMGAVERIYQAGIKNIVGIHRGFTPFRETKYRNYPNWKTFIELKRLLPNLPVICDPSHIAGTREYLFEISQKAFDMGMEGLMIESHRDPSCALSDAGQQLTPADLGKMLDKLVIRYENASNPDFDNQLDVLRNRIDAIDAELLETLASRVQIVKQIGEYKRDNNVTALQINRWTQLMENRVKLGKSMEINETFVKILFQLIHEDSVRMQTEIMDQE; encoded by the coding sequence ATGACTTTAAAATTAGACATTAATCCGATTAAAGCGTGGATGCCAAATATCGACAATCCACTGCTGATTTCAGGGCCATGTAGCCTTGAAACGGAAGAACAAACCATGGAAACTGCCCGTTTGCTGGCAAAAGACAAACGCGTATTTGTTTTTCGTGGTGGGGTGTGGAAACCCAGAACACGCCCGGGATCATTTGAAGGCGTTGGATCGATCGGTTTAAAATGGCTGCAGCAGGTAAAAGAAGAAACCGGATTACCGGTTGGAACAGAAGTAGCCAACGCACAACACACCGAAGAGGCCTTAAAGGCCGGACTTGATGTATTGTGGATTGGAGCACGTTCTACTGCCAGCCCTTTTGTGGTGCAGGAAATTGCCGATGTGTTGAAAGGAACAGATGCAGTGGTGATGATTAAAAACCCGGTGAACCCTGACGTACAACTTTGGATGGGTGCTGTTGAGCGAATCTACCAGGCGGGGATTAAAAACATTGTGGGAATACACCGTGGTTTTACGCCATTCCGCGAAACTAAATACCGTAACTACCCCAACTGGAAAACCTTTATTGAATTAAAGCGTCTGCTTCCGAATTTACCTGTTATTTGCGATCCGAGCCATATTGCCGGAACTCGTGAATACCTTTTCGAAATTTCGCAGAAAGCGTTTGATATGGGTATGGAAGGCCTGATGATTGAATCGCACCGCGACCCTTCATGTGCATTGAGTGATGCCGGACAGCAACTTACTCCGGCCGATCTGGGGAAAATGCTTGATAAATTGGTTATTCGTTACGAGAATGCAAGCAATCCGGATTTCGACAATCAACTGGATGTGTTGCGTAACCGAATTGATGCTATCGATGCCGAATTATTGGAAACACTGGCTTCGCGTGTGCAGATTGTTAAACAAATTGGCGAGTATAAACGCGACAATAACGTTACAGCGCTTCAGATTAACCGTTGGACACAGTTAATGGAAAACCGCGTTAAGCTGGGGAAGAGTATGGAAATAAATGAAACGTTTGTAAAAATCCTTTTTCAGCTAATTCACGAAGATTCGGTGCGTATGCAAACCGAAATTATGGATCAGGAATAA
- a CDS encoding DUF4271 domain-containing protein — protein MGANYTYYQDTVAAHNASAEVPQNGVKKTTTLQSSRYKTKRQKLQVVDSSDYIAPRQQTEIHSSQLEQNSLVLPNRERDYSGHDWLTIIIFVTIALFASIRYSYAKYIKQLLLSLFNYATSTRMLNDKNYPVFHAAFRLEAIFYIIFPIFIFQCLNLFKYQNTALTPVYLSLIFGGTLLYFFGKKVIYLTLGLMFETQNETREYLFSYDNFNRSLSLIFLPVVILIQFAPLKTPVFIAILGLIILFLFNIILLRRGAIILLKKQFSLFYLFLYLCTLEILPLLLIYKVVV, from the coding sequence ATGGGGGCAAATTATACATATTATCAGGATACTGTTGCTGCGCATAACGCAAGTGCGGAAGTGCCCCAAAATGGTGTGAAAAAGACAACCACATTACAAAGCAGCAGGTATAAAACCAAGCGGCAAAAGCTTCAGGTTGTTGACAGTTCCGATTACATTGCTCCGCGTCAACAAACCGAAATCCACAGCAGTCAACTTGAACAAAACTCCCTGGTTTTACCCAACCGTGAGCGCGACTATTCGGGGCACGACTGGTTAACCATTATTATTTTTGTTACCATTGCCCTATTTGCCAGCATTCGGTATTCGTATGCCAAATATATTAAGCAGCTGTTGTTATCGTTATTTAATTATGCTACTTCAACGCGCATGCTCAACGATAAAAACTACCCTGTTTTTCATGCTGCATTTCGTCTTGAGGCCATTTTTTATATCATCTTCCCGATATTTATATTTCAGTGTTTAAATCTGTTTAAATACCAAAACACGGCACTAACACCTGTGTATTTATCCTTAATTTTCGGGGGGACTTTACTCTATTTTTTTGGCAAAAAAGTTATCTATTTAACATTAGGATTGATGTTTGAAACGCAAAATGAAACCCGGGAATATCTGTTTAGCTACGATAATTTTAACCGTTCGCTCAGTTTAATTTTCTTACCTGTAGTAATCTTAATTCAATTTGCACCACTTAAAACCCCTGTATTTATAGCTATTCTAGGGCTTATTATTCTTTTTCTTTTTAATATTATATTATTAAGAAGGGGAGCAATTATATTATTGAAAAAACAATTTTCTTTATTTTATCTGTTTTTGTACCTTTGTACCCTTGAAATTTTACCCTTGCTTTTAATTTATAAAGTTGTTGTTTGA
- a CDS encoding tRNA-dihydrouridine synthase family protein: protein MIYMAPLQGFTDYVYRESYAKVFGTVDACFIPYISVKNNVIPNKYTREILPENNTQSRVVPQILAKDADEFEFLKNVLAGQGYSEYNLNLGCPYPMVTNRGKGSGLLPFPEEIYKILDHFYSSAEGELSVKLRAGLKSADEIKDVIKVLNQFPLKEVILHARLAGQLYSGEIDENAFFYATQNLKHKLVYNGDIFSKQDFIDKQNKFPGIDTWMLGRGILMNPLLPHDIKGIDISEKERTDLLYTFHQSILEHYLEIMDNEGNALNKMKQFWIYFAHCFPNPKKVMKHIKKVKALNRYNPTVRLIFNEIAV, encoded by the coding sequence ATGATATACATGGCCCCGTTGCAGGGATTTACCGATTATGTGTACCGCGAATCATACGCAAAGGTATTTGGGACTGTTGATGCCTGTTTTATTCCTTATATTTCGGTGAAAAACAATGTGATACCGAATAAATATACGCGCGAAATACTCCCGGAGAATAACACACAAAGCAGGGTCGTCCCTCAAATTCTGGCAAAAGATGCCGATGAGTTTGAATTTCTGAAAAATGTTTTAGCCGGCCAAGGTTATTCAGAATATAACCTGAACCTGGGATGCCCGTATCCGATGGTTACCAACCGGGGGAAAGGTTCCGGATTATTGCCTTTCCCGGAAGAGATTTATAAGATACTTGATCATTTTTACAGCAGTGCAGAAGGAGAACTTTCTGTAAAATTGAGAGCCGGATTAAAATCAGCAGATGAGATAAAAGACGTTATAAAAGTATTGAATCAGTTTCCTTTAAAAGAAGTAATTCTCCATGCGCGGTTAGCCGGACAGTTGTATTCGGGTGAAATTGATGAGAATGCCTTTTTTTATGCAACACAAAATCTAAAGCACAAACTGGTTTATAACGGCGATATCTTTTCAAAACAGGATTTTATTGACAAACAAAACAAATTTCCAGGCATCGATACCTGGATGTTGGGACGCGGAATTTTAATGAATCCCTTGTTGCCACACGACATAAAAGGTATTGACATTTCGGAAAAAGAACGTACCGATCTCTTGTATACATTTCATCAATCCATACTGGAGCATTATCTTGAGATTATGGATAACGAAGGCAATGCGCTAAATAAAATGAAACAGTTCTGGATTTACTTCGCGCACTGTTTTCCAAACCCCAAAAAGGTGATGAAACACATTAAAAAAGTGAAAGCCCTGAATCGATACAATCCAACTGTCAGGTTAATATTTAACGAAATTGCCGTCTAG
- a CDS encoding prephenate dehydrogenase — protein MKTTVIGLGLIGGSIARDLRKSGFATELIGVDASDENAAKALEIGLVDRIETLEDGVRDTDLVIIAIPVNKELEVLPRVLDTIGSGTTVADMGSTKKVIVDLVANHKRRKNFVPGHPMSGTEDSGPTAALEGLFKGKIAILCDQEDSGPQHVALIEKMFQVLGMDIAYMTSDEQDHSTAFVSHLPHAAAYALANAVQAKEDRKIIFDLASGGFRSTVRLAKSSATMWHPIFQQNREYVVESLNVYIKHLIEFRDCMKNEEDDKMLDLINNANKIRGILEGKNPHFLKNEEKLTKLYTK, from the coding sequence CCGAATTAATCGGGGTTGATGCCAGTGATGAAAATGCTGCCAAGGCCTTGGAGATTGGATTAGTTGACCGGATTGAAACGCTTGAAGACGGGGTGAGAGATACCGACCTGGTTATTATTGCCATTCCGGTAAACAAGGAGCTTGAGGTTTTGCCACGGGTGTTGGATACCATTGGCAGCGGAACAACGGTAGCCGATATGGGATCGACAAAAAAGGTGATTGTTGATTTGGTGGCCAACCACAAACGAAGAAAAAACTTTGTTCCGGGGCACCCCATGTCGGGAACGGAAGACTCGGGCCCAACAGCGGCTTTGGAAGGATTGTTTAAAGGCAAAATTGCCATTTTGTGTGACCAGGAAGACTCAGGCCCGCAGCATGTGGCTTTAATTGAAAAGATGTTTCAGGTACTGGGTATGGACATTGCCTATATGACATCAGATGAACAGGACCACAGCACCGCTTTTGTATCACATTTGCCGCACGCTGCTGCTTATGCGTTGGCCAATGCAGTTCAGGCAAAAGAGGATCGTAAAATCATTTTCGATCTGGCAAGTGGAGGTTTTCGCTCAACGGTTCGTTTGGCAAAGAGTTCGGCTACCATGTGGCACCCTATTTTTCAACAAAATCGCGAATACGTTGTTGAATCGCTGAACGTGTATATCAAACATCTCATCGAATTTCGCGATTGTATGAAAAACGAAGAGGATGATAAAATGCTCGATCTGATTAACAATGCAAATAAAATCCGTGGAATTCTTGAAGGTAAGAATCCGCATTTTCTGAAGAATGAAGAGAAATTGACAAAACTTTATACGAAATAA
- the polA gene encoding DNA polymerase I produces MRLSKVLATIVTDAPVEFDLKQLRKDELNKEELVKLFNELEFKTLISRLNLSSAPAKPAMQGTLFGAPEEVVTEVPSTKENIDSVPHQYYLVENELQRASLRAELSVQKEFCFDTETTGLDTQIAEIVCMSFAFREHEAYCVTIPTNREEAQKVMDEFREIFADTNITKIGQNIKYDILILKNYNLEVKGPLYDTMLAHYLIQPDMKHNLDMLCLQYLNYEKVPTENLIGKKGKNQLTMRSVTTDKLRDYACEDADLTLQLKNALEPELDKAGVRELFETLEMPLVPVLAKMESAGVKLNSNELNKYAVVLREQIIELEKEIIELAGEEFNVSSPKQLGPILFEKLKIDTNAKKTKTKQYSTSEEVLIRLVDKHPIVQKVLDFRGLKKLLSTYVEALPQLVNPKTGKIHTSYNQAIAATGRLSSVNPNLQNIPIRDAAGREIRKAFIPSDDEHTFFSADYSQIELRIMAALSGDEEMQRAFNEGKDIHSITAAKIYQIPESEVDSDMRRKAKTANFGIIYGISAFGLSQRLNIPRTEAKDLIDGYFENFPKIKAFMDKQIHLAREQGFVETIKGRRRYLNDINSANAIVRGMAERNAVNAPIQGSAADIIKIAMINIHNKMEEQNMKSKMILQVHDELNFDVYKPELETIRSLVKNAMENAVDIGVQLTVESNAADNWLDAH; encoded by the coding sequence GTGCGCCTATCAAAAGTGCTGGCTACCATTGTTACCGATGCGCCGGTAGAATTTGATCTTAAGCAGCTGCGTAAAGACGAACTCAACAAAGAGGAACTGGTAAAACTGTTTAACGAGCTGGAATTCAAAACACTGATTTCGCGCTTAAACCTGAGCAGTGCCCCGGCCAAACCGGCCATGCAGGGAACACTTTTTGGTGCTCCTGAGGAAGTTGTCACTGAAGTTCCTTCCACAAAAGAAAATATCGACTCAGTTCCACACCAGTATTACCTGGTTGAAAACGAACTGCAACGCGCCAGTCTGCGGGCCGAACTTTCGGTGCAAAAGGAGTTTTGTTTTGATACCGAAACCACGGGATTGGATACGCAAATTGCCGAGATCGTTTGTATGTCGTTTGCATTTAGGGAACATGAAGCTTATTGTGTTACCATCCCGACAAATCGTGAGGAAGCACAAAAAGTTATGGATGAGTTCCGCGAGATTTTTGCGGATACGAATATTACCAAAATCGGGCAAAACATTAAGTACGACATTCTCATTCTGAAGAATTATAACCTGGAAGTAAAAGGGCCACTTTATGATACCATGCTGGCTCATTACCTCATTCAGCCCGATATGAAACACAACCTCGACATGTTGTGTTTGCAGTACCTGAATTATGAAAAAGTACCGACAGAAAATCTGATTGGGAAAAAAGGAAAAAACCAGCTGACCATGCGTTCGGTAACAACTGATAAGTTGCGCGACTATGCATGCGAAGATGCCGACCTGACTTTGCAATTAAAAAATGCTTTAGAACCGGAGCTGGATAAAGCCGGAGTACGCGAACTTTTCGAAACACTTGAAATGCCGCTGGTGCCGGTGCTTGCAAAAATGGAAAGTGCGGGTGTAAAACTGAACTCAAACGAGTTGAATAAATACGCCGTTGTTTTGCGCGAGCAGATCATTGAACTGGAAAAAGAAATTATAGAACTGGCCGGCGAAGAATTTAATGTATCGTCGCCTAAACAACTTGGCCCCATTCTTTTTGAAAAATTAAAAATTGATACCAACGCCAAAAAGACCAAAACGAAACAATACTCAACTTCTGAAGAAGTTTTGATTCGTTTGGTTGACAAACACCCGATCGTTCAAAAAGTATTGGATTTCCGGGGGCTGAAAAAACTGTTGTCGACTTACGTTGAGGCTTTACCACAATTGGTTAATCCGAAAACCGGAAAGATTCATACTTCATACAACCAGGCCATTGCCGCTACCGGACGTTTAAGCTCGGTTAATCCGAACCTGCAGAACATTCCGATCCGCGATGCAGCGGGCCGCGAAATTCGTAAAGCTTTTATTCCGTCGGATGATGAGCATACATTCTTTTCTGCTGACTACTCGCAAATTGAATTGCGGATTATGGCAGCGCTGAGTGGCGACGAAGAAATGCAACGTGCATTTAATGAAGGGAAAGATATTCATTCCATTACCGCCGCAAAAATTTACCAGATTCCGGAAAGTGAAGTTGATTCAGATATGCGCCGCAAAGCCAAAACGGCCAACTTCGGAATTATTTACGGTATTTCGGCATTTGGATTGTCGCAGCGTTTAAATATTCCACGAACTGAGGCCAAAGATTTGATTGACGGCTATTTCGAGAATTTTCCGAAGATTAAAGCTTTTATGGACAAACAAATTCATCTGGCCCGCGAGCAGGGTTTTGTGGAAACCATAAAAGGTCGCCGCCGCTATTTAAACGATATTAATTCAGCCAATGCTATCGTTCGTGGAATGGCCGAACGAAATGCTGTGAATGCTCCAATACAAGGCTCTGCCGCCGATATCATTAAAATTGCGATGATCAACATCCACAACAAAATGGAGGAGCAGAACATGAAATCGAAGATGATTTTGCAGGTACATGATGAATTGAATTTTGATGTGTATAAACCGGAACTGGAGACGATTCGTTCGTTGGTGAAAAATGCAATGGAAAATGCCGTGGATATTGGCGTTCAGTTAACGGTTGAAAGCAACGCCGCCGATAACTGGTTAGATGCTCACTAG
- the rnpA gene encoding ribonuclease P protein component, translated as METKEKIESPVSHSFKKTERLCSKKVIDKLFAEGESFLAFPIKVVYKVTELPQPVPVQAGFTVSKKIFKRAVKRNRIKRLMREAYRLNKQMLRVDADSQQMAVFFIFIGKELPDFAQVEKAMKKALYKLANSCAVAENKKA; from the coding sequence ATGGAAACAAAAGAAAAAATAGAATCGCCGGTATCTCACTCCTTTAAAAAAACGGAGCGTTTGTGCAGTAAAAAGGTTATCGATAAACTTTTTGCTGAGGGTGAATCATTTCTAGCGTTTCCAATAAAAGTTGTTTACAAGGTAACTGAACTTCCTCAACCCGTTCCTGTTCAGGCTGGATTTACAGTTAGTAAAAAAATATTTAAACGAGCTGTTAAGCGAAACCGGATTAAACGCCTGATGCGCGAAGCTTACCGGTTGAACAAACAAATGCTCCGCGTGGATGCAGATTCACAGCAAATGGCCGTTTTTTTCATTTTTATTGGCAAGGAACTGCCAGACTTTGCGCAGGTTGAAAAAGCCATGAAAAAGGCGCTTTACAAGCTAGCCAACTCATGTGCCGTGGCCGAAAACAAAAAAGCATAA